The DNA window AGATGCAAGGCATCGACACCGCCACCCGCACTGAGCTCGAGGCCAGCGCCTTTCGCCGCCTGCTCGCCCATCTGGACGAGCACAAGGAAGTCCAGAACATCGAACTGATGATCCTCGCCGACTTCTGCCGCAACTGCCTGTCGAAATGGCTGGTCGAGGCGGCCCGGCAAAAGGGCCTGGAGCTCGACTACGAAACCGCTCGCGAACATGTCTACGGCATGCCCTACGACGAGTGGAAGAACCAATTCCAGGCACCCGCCACCGCGTCGCAGCTCGCGGCGCTGGCCGCGCGCCAGGCCGCCAAGGAGCAGCAGCAGTGAGCGCGGAGATCGCCTTCACCGCACTGTCGGTCGCGGTACTGACGATTTCCGACAGCCGTGACGAACACACCGACGGCTCGGGTCGGACCCTGGTCGAGCGGCTCGAGTCCGCCGGCCATCGCCTCCACACCAAGCGCATCGTGCCCGACGACAAGTACCTGATTCGCGCCGAGGTCGCGGCCTGGATCGCCGACCCGGCGGTGCAGGTGGTACTGACCACCGGCGGCACTGGCTTCACCGGCAGGGACTCCACCCCCGAAGCCGTCGGCGTGCTGTTCGACAGCCACATCGACGGCTTCGGCGAACTGTTCCGTCAGCTCTCCTACGCCGAGATCGGCAGCTCGACGATCCAGAGCCGGGCGCTGGCCGGCTTCGCCAATGCCACCGTGGTGTTCTGCCTGCCCGGCTCGACCGGCGCCTGCCGCACCGCCTGGGATCGTATCCTGCTCGAGCAGCTCGACTGCCGTCACCGCCCGTGCAACTTCGCCAGTCTCGTTCTGCACGGAAACCACGGCCATGGCTGAGTTGCACACCCTGGCGCAGGCCCTCGAGACCCTGCTCGAGGGTGTCTCGCCGGTCGAGCGTGAAACCGTCGCCCTCGAGTCGGCCTGCGGCCGCGTGCTCGCCGAGCCGATCGTGGCGCTGCGCGATGCCCCGCCTTTCGATGCCAGCGCGATGGATGGCTATGCCCTGCGCGCGGCCGACGCCGGGCGCCGGCTGCCGGTCGCCCAGCGCATCGCCGCGGGTGCCGCCCCAGCGCCCCTCGCCCCCGGCAGCTGCGCGCGGATCTTCACCGGCGCGCCGCTGCCACCCGGTGCCGACTGCGTGGTGATGCAAGAGCAGGTGAAGGTGGCCGATGGATCGGCCGAGATACCGGCGGGCCTGGAGACGGGCGCCAACGTTCGCCGCCGCGGCCGCGAGCTCGCCGCGGGCGAAACCCTGCTCCAGGCGGGTCATTGGCTCGACGCCGCCGCGGTCGGGATGATCGCCTCCCAGGGCCATGCCCGGGTCGCGGTGCGCCGCCGCCCCAGGGTCGCGCTGCTGGCCACCGGAGACGAGTTGACCGCCCCCGGCGAGCCGCTCGCGCAGGGGCGAATCTACGACTCCAATCGCTACATGCTCGGCGCCCTGCTGCCACGCTTCGGCTTCGAGGTGATCCATAGCCAGCGGGTCGCCGACCGGTTCGAGGCCACCGCCGATGCGCTCGGTGCTGCGGCGCAGCACACCGATGTGGTGGTCACCAGTGGCGGGGTCTCGGTCGGTGAGGAGGACCACGTGCGCGCCGCGGTCGAGAGCCGTGGCCGGCTGAGCCTTTGGCGCCTCGACATCCGCCCCGGCAAACCGCTGGCGCTGGGGCGGCTGCCGCGCGAGGCTGGGGGCGAGGCTTGCTTCGTCGGTCTGGCCGGTAACCCGGTGTCGAGCTTCGTCGGCGCCTGGCTGTTCCTGCGCCCGCTCGCCGCCGCCTTGCTCGGCGCCCCCGCCCTCGCCGCCCTGCCCCGGCTGCGTGCGTGCGCGCAGTTCAGCGAACGCACCAGCGGGCGCTGGCACTACATGCGGGTGAAGCTCGACCACCAGCGCCAGGACGGCGTCGCCTGCGCCTTCTCCTACCCCGACCAGGACTCGTCGCTGCTGCGCTCATGCATCGATGCCGATGCCCTGGCGGTGATCCCGCCCAATGCCGAGATCCATCCCGGCGCGATGATCGACTGCCTGCTGCTGCGCTAGGGCGTGGTAGCACGCTTTGGACCGGCGTTCAGGCGCTCGAAAGCCGGCGTTCGAGATCGGGCCATAGCCGCGCGAAGGTGCCCTGGAGCAGCGGGTAGTGCTCTGAAAGCCACGGGTTCAGCGCGGCAAGGCGATTGGGGCCGCTCAGCCGCCGGCCGACGCCTTCGATCGCACCGAGGGTGAAATCGAAATCCGCGTATCGCTCGAGCCAGCGACCGGCGACCAGCGCCTCGAGCAGCGCCGCCTGGCGCACGGGCAGTGCGCGGCTCGAGAGCAGCCGGTAGCAGCGCGCGGCGAGCCCCGGGTCGAGGCGGTCGCGGGCGAGGAAATGATCCCAGACGATATCCAGTGCGACGCCGGCGACCCGACGCTCGGGAATGATCTCGAGCAGCGCACGGACCTCGGGATGATGATCGATCGTGGCGTCGACCCGGCGGTGCATGCGCACTCCACGCTCCACCTCGGCGGGCAGATGCCCGAGGTCGGCCCCTTTGATACCGTCCGCGACCAGGTTGCCGAAGAGGAAATCATCGCTGCCGGAGGCGGCGAGCAAGGCGTGACCGATGAAATTCATCGTCAGTGACAGTTGGTGGGCTTGGGCAGCCCGGCAAGGCGGGCGGCGATGCGCGCGGGGCTCTCCTGCGCGCCACCTTCGGGAAACAGGGCGAGCAGATAGAGCGAACTGCCTTTCTCGTCACCAAGCGATGCGCGTACCGCCTTGATCAGCGGGCGCATCGCCGGTGAGAGTTCGAAGCGCGCATAGAACTCGCGCAGAAGCTCGAGGATCTCCCAGTGCCGGGCATCGAGCTCGCGCCCTTCGCGCGCAGCGAGCGCCACCGCCACCTCAGGCGTCCACTGCGCCAGTTCGACCAGGTAGCCCTCGGGATCGAGCGCGACCGATCGCCCGTCGATCTCAAGCCGTGCGCCCTCTGATCGGATATCGCTCATCTACGCTCCTTTTACTGGTTCGCTGTCGGGACTAATACCAACTGATCGTCTTCGCGTACTTCGCGCTCAACTCGACGAAT is part of the Halotalea alkalilenta genome and encodes:
- a CDS encoding molybdopterin molybdotransferase MoeA, translating into MAELHTLAQALETLLEGVSPVERETVALESACGRVLAEPIVALRDAPPFDASAMDGYALRAADAGRRLPVAQRIAAGAAPAPLAPGSCARIFTGAPLPPGADCVVMQEQVKVADGSAEIPAGLETGANVRRRGRELAAGETLLQAGHWLDAAAVGMIASQGHARVAVRRRPRVALLATGDELTAPGEPLAQGRIYDSNRYMLGALLPRFGFEVIHSQRVADRFEATADALGAAAQHTDVVVTSGGVSVGEEDHVRAAVESRGRLSLWRLDIRPGKPLALGRLPREAGGEACFVGLAGNPVSSFVGAWLFLRPLAAALLGAPALAALPRLRACAQFSERTSGRWHYMRVKLDHQRQDGVACAFSYPDQDSSLLRSCIDADALAVIPPNAEIHPGAMIDCLLLR
- a CDS encoding acyl carrier protein phosphodiesterase, which produces MNFIGHALLAASGSDDFLFGNLVADGIKGADLGHLPAEVERGVRMHRRVDATIDHHPEVRALLEIIPERRVAGVALDIVWDHFLARDRLDPGLAARCYRLLSSRALPVRQAALLEALVAGRWLERYADFDFTLGAIEGVGRRLSGPNRLAALNPWLSEHYPLLQGTFARLWPDLERRLSSA
- a CDS encoding TusE/DsrC/DsvC family sulfur relay protein — translated: MSDIRSEGARLEIDGRSVALDPEGYLVELAQWTPEVAVALAAREGRELDARHWEILELLREFYARFELSPAMRPLIKAVRASLGDEKGSSLYLLALFPEGGAQESPARIAARLAGLPKPTNCH
- the moaB gene encoding molybdenum cofactor biosynthesis protein B, with protein sequence MSAEIAFTALSVAVLTISDSRDEHTDGSGRTLVERLESAGHRLHTKRIVPDDKYLIRAEVAAWIADPAVQVVLTTGGTGFTGRDSTPEAVGVLFDSHIDGFGELFRQLSYAEIGSSTIQSRALAGFANATVVFCLPGSTGACRTAWDRILLEQLDCRHRPCNFASLVLHGNHGHG
- a CDS encoding DUF1244 domain-containing protein, with the protein product MQGIDTATRTELEASAFRRLLAHLDEHKEVQNIELMILADFCRNCLSKWLVEAARQKGLELDYETAREHVYGMPYDEWKNQFQAPATASQLAALAARQAAKEQQQ